The following are from one region of the Salvia hispanica cultivar TCC Black 2014 chromosome 1, UniMelb_Shisp_WGS_1.0, whole genome shotgun sequence genome:
- the LOC125200534 gene encoding uncharacterized protein LOC125200534 has protein sequence MSRVVAVESAAATRRQPLLTNSSETSSEFCGVRRSKRASRMGETAGECAAVCCCCPCTMVHLLILAVFRLPRGLWRKKKRRMLLRKKRRNSEEEAAANQLRSNSLVFRGGDEDWGIENDVVDWDNDAMWDRFYGSGFWRSSSQRSDE, from the coding sequence ATGTCGAGAGTCGTAGCGGTGGAATCGGCGGCGGCTACGCGGAGGCAGCCGCTGCTGACGAATTCATCGGAGACGTCGAGCGAATTTTGCGGAGTGAGAAGGAGCAAGCGGGCGAGCAGGATGGGGGAGACGGCGGGGGAGTGCGCGGCGGTGTGCTGCTGCTGCCCGTGCACAATGGTGCACCTCCTGATCCTCGCCGTGTTCCGCCTCCCGAGGGGTCtgtggaggaagaagaagcgGAGGATGCTGCTGAGGAAGAAGCGGCGGAATtcggaggaggaggcggcggcgaaTCAGCTGAGATCGAACTCGCTCGTGTTCCGCGGCGGCGACGAGGACTGGGGGATTGAAAACGACGTCGTTGACTGGGATAATGATGCGATGTGGGACCGCTTCTACGGCTCTGGCTTTTGGAGGAGTTCATCGCAAAGGAGCGACGAATGA